A region from the Patescibacteria group bacterium genome encodes:
- a CDS encoding FlgD immunoglobulin-like domain containing protein — MKRFLLTMILLLAASVGYGSPDTPGTNTGVLAQFYEDTWGTDDGVAYVTALTSKGYVVTEAAHLSPGTTAPSFGMDDFYYLLDNSYGVWWIQTHGHGSGVDGWTYGAISVEPYDRNSMAVRDNNWDFYLAHGWTSASIERVTTAESYCIALKSTAISSKFTSNNTFVFNWACGSSTWESSWGSRRVFCGFAASNANYAQTFWESMGSGSTVTSSRDGSIVVAGEGATILAPEVVESPEFGLIVPAEGLDVEWTFTGAMTGTPTGDGLVQVCSGSWADDHTYRARLCATGNGTGWVTGNFTSGNGIPIVHLTDMWGFFVGTNGAADVHFSVEGQTAKWLVGSEYRTEAYYVESAATTDGPWEIVGIEQGPGFTEYQLDISDALASGHEWFRLCEREENNNGDAIPPNIIVHGYAQPTVPLARPAMQALPRTLDYFEQAIADQQAARDRGEIVPVLPMNIGDGETLVCYTVAPFAAAVEQYAAYRRLFGYTVLVDVVPGYPQTPEEEDAQIAYLQSRIALHTAEGARYHFICADDNDYHYFLGTRWSEYWTGPWASIRLQMLYRYQPQLDHVVIPGFTVRDDLPRGRNLAWWWPYYRTDQPYELPGTVVTRLAVTELLQIAAASLVAQESTDYWTPWTSSGVGLFVGDMDHIAPGDGAVAAASADTVRTLLQSHGNWTSEVKESVYRNPELRNSICADQWNGNMGGHTNLNIMFASQSGPHYPGNMYSKRELGDYVWSMDLVWPFMNHHPFFIGATCGTAAIAPTDDAAYYHTPVVEDMMFHEAGAVGFYGPSCGSLLSSNKVIGYHVTAKILEDPMRPIFESIALAEEEMAVLYANRPWVIRQLNTMMKIGDPLTRLGPVMVPVGVGDEVPNQTSLATNFPNPFNPQTAIRFATTREDHVSLKVFNVRGGLVATLVDGTVVSGQHQIVWNGTDDSGQRVASGTYFYRLEAEGRSITRKMLLLK, encoded by the coding sequence ATGAAGCGATTCTTGCTCACCATGATCTTGCTCCTCGCTGCAAGCGTGGGGTACGGATCTCCGGATACTCCGGGTACAAACACCGGGGTTCTCGCTCAATTCTACGAGGACACCTGGGGTACGGATGATGGCGTGGCCTATGTAACGGCATTGACCAGCAAGGGTTATGTTGTTACTGAAGCGGCCCATCTTAGCCCGGGAACCACGGCGCCTTCCTTCGGCATGGACGACTTCTACTACCTGCTTGACAACAGCTATGGAGTCTGGTGGATCCAGACGCACGGCCATGGTAGTGGAGTCGACGGCTGGACCTATGGTGCGATCAGCGTTGAACCGTACGACCGGAACAGCATGGCGGTTCGTGACAACAACTGGGATTTCTATCTTGCTCATGGCTGGACAAGTGCCAGTATTGAGAGAGTCACGACCGCCGAAAGCTATTGTATTGCCTTGAAAAGCACAGCAATCAGTAGCAAGTTCACTTCGAACAACACCTTCGTCTTCAACTGGGCATGTGGTTCCAGTACCTGGGAAAGCTCCTGGGGAAGCCGGAGGGTATTCTGCGGATTCGCCGCATCTAACGCCAACTACGCACAGACTTTTTGGGAATCGATGGGCAGTGGTTCAACTGTCACAAGTTCCCGAGACGGCTCAATTGTGGTAGCTGGTGAAGGTGCGACGATTTTGGCACCGGAAGTCGTAGAATCTCCTGAGTTCGGACTGATCGTGCCTGCAGAAGGACTTGATGTTGAATGGACCTTCACGGGCGCCATGACAGGAACTCCCACGGGTGATGGGCTCGTGCAAGTTTGCTCAGGTTCCTGGGCAGATGATCACACCTACCGTGCGAGACTCTGTGCTACTGGTAATGGCACCGGTTGGGTTACCGGGAACTTCACAAGTGGCAACGGAATTCCCATTGTCCATTTGACTGATATGTGGGGATTCTTCGTCGGCACCAACGGCGCTGCGGACGTCCATTTTTCGGTTGAAGGCCAGACCGCCAAGTGGCTGGTTGGATCCGAATATAGGACTGAAGCATACTACGTCGAGTCGGCGGCTACCACGGATGGTCCGTGGGAAATCGTCGGTATCGAGCAGGGGCCCGGTTTCACGGAGTACCAGCTGGATATCAGCGATGCGCTTGCCAGTGGTCACGAATGGTTCCGTCTCTGCGAACGGGAGGAGAATAACAACGGAGACGCCATTCCGCCGAACATCATCGTCCACGGCTACGCGCAACCGACAGTTCCACTGGCTCGTCCCGCAATGCAGGCACTGCCTCGCACACTCGATTACTTCGAGCAGGCGATCGCAGACCAGCAGGCGGCGCGTGACCGTGGGGAGATCGTACCGGTACTTCCGATGAACATCGGTGACGGGGAAACGCTGGTTTGCTACACAGTAGCGCCATTCGCGGCCGCTGTGGAACAATACGCAGCTTACCGTCGCCTGTTCGGCTACACTGTTCTGGTGGATGTTGTTCCCGGGTATCCGCAGACGCCGGAGGAGGAAGACGCGCAGATTGCGTACTTGCAGTCGCGCATCGCACTCCATACGGCAGAGGGAGCCCGGTACCACTTCATTTGTGCAGATGACAACGACTACCACTACTTCCTTGGTACGCGGTGGTCTGAGTACTGGACTGGGCCTTGGGCTTCGATCCGGCTGCAGATGCTGTACCGCTACCAGCCACAACTGGATCATGTGGTAATTCCTGGCTTTACCGTGCGGGATGACCTCCCTCGGGGGCGGAATCTTGCATGGTGGTGGCCTTACTACCGCACTGATCAGCCATACGAGCTGCCTGGAACGGTGGTAACGCGCCTTGCGGTTACCGAGCTGTTGCAGATTGCTGCGGCTTCGCTGGTGGCACAGGAGTCGACTGATTACTGGACTCCTTGGACTTCGTCCGGAGTCGGGTTGTTTGTCGGCGATATGGATCACATAGCTCCTGGAGACGGTGCGGTTGCCGCAGCTTCTGCGGACACTGTCCGTACCCTGCTCCAATCGCATGGGAACTGGACTTCCGAAGTGAAGGAATCCGTGTACCGGAACCCCGAACTGCGCAACTCGATCTGTGCAGATCAATGGAACGGGAACATGGGCGGACACACCAACCTCAACATCATGTTCGCAAGCCAGTCCGGCCCGCACTATCCCGGCAACATGTACTCCAAGCGCGAGCTTGGCGACTACGTGTGGAGCATGGACCTGGTTTGGCCGTTCATGAATCATCATCCGTTTTTCATCGGCGCGACCTGTGGTACTGCTGCTATCGCTCCGACGGATGACGCAGCCTACTACCACACACCAGTGGTGGAAGACATGATGTTCCATGAAGCCGGTGCGGTGGGATTCTACGGGCCGAGCTGTGGTTCGCTGCTTTCCTCGAACAAGGTTATCGGCTACCACGTCACGGCCAAGATTCTTGAGGATCCGATGCGGCCAATCTTCGAGAGCATTGCGCTCGCCGAAGAAGAGATGGCGGTACTGTACGCCAACCGGCCGTGGGTGATCAGGCAACTGAACACCATGATGAAGATCGGGGATCCGCTGACCAGACTTGGTCCGGTCATGGTTCCGGTCGGAGTTGGGGACGAAGTTCCGAACCAGACTTCACTGGCAACGAACTTCCCGAACCCGTTCAATCCACAGACCGCGATCCGCTTTGCCACGACGCGCGAAGACCATGTCTCTCTGAAGGTTTTCAACGTCCGTGGCGGACTGGTTGCAACGCTTGTCGACGGAACGGTTGTTTCCGGTCAGCACCAGATCGTCTGGAATGGCACGGACGACTCCGGGCAACGAGTTGCCTCTGGCACGTATTTCTACCGCCTGGAAGCGGAGGGGCGGTCGATTACGCGCAAGATGCTTCTTCTGAAGTAG